A single genomic interval of Rosistilla ulvae harbors:
- a CDS encoding DUF1570 domain-containing protein, translating into MSAPHHTIWIFAGLAFVTTFAGPKLRAADRDPMVAMSLGGEFVQGMSLLWTPDRAVVLQRDGRLFDFDPADASQLTIDAGRFDAASSAELRSQLYREFGSTHQVTSTSNYLVVHPTRGTHWPQLLEDLHRSFLQHCRTRNLPLRKARFPMVAIVFPDRSSFLRYAQSDRGRPLGANVLGYYSQNSNRVALYDHGASAGGVSSTIRHEAAHQSAFNWGIHSRVAKQPHWIIEGFGTMFEAAGIHDPANHPSLPDRVNREMLTSLRQRFPDSQSLAAAIEELVQDDQRFASDAESAYAVAWAMTFYLADRRPDVLRQLVTHYSSRLPFITYPAVERRSDFERAIGISIPMLASQIQQFLSDVR; encoded by the coding sequence ATGTCAGCTCCCCATCACACCATTTGGATCTTTGCAGGGCTCGCCTTTGTAACAACATTTGCCGGCCCCAAGCTGCGCGCGGCCGATCGCGACCCGATGGTAGCGATGAGCCTGGGGGGAGAATTCGTGCAGGGGATGTCGTTGTTGTGGACACCGGACCGAGCGGTCGTGTTGCAACGCGACGGGCGACTGTTCGATTTTGATCCGGCCGATGCATCGCAACTGACCATCGACGCGGGACGCTTCGACGCAGCCAGTTCGGCTGAACTGCGCAGCCAACTGTATCGCGAGTTCGGCAGCACGCATCAAGTCACATCGACGTCGAACTATCTTGTCGTCCACCCGACACGCGGGACACACTGGCCGCAGTTGCTGGAGGATCTGCACCGATCGTTCTTGCAGCACTGCCGCACGCGAAATCTACCACTTCGCAAGGCGAGGTTCCCAATGGTTGCGATCGTCTTCCCCGACCGATCGAGCTTCCTTCGCTATGCCCAATCGGATCGCGGCCGGCCGCTGGGAGCCAACGTTTTGGGATATTATTCGCAAAACAGCAACCGCGTGGCGCTGTACGATCACGGCGCGTCGGCGGGAGGCGTTTCGTCGACGATCCGCCACGAAGCGGCTCATCAATCCGCCTTCAACTGGGGCATCCACTCGCGCGTCGCAAAGCAACCGCACTGGATCATCGAGGGCTTTGGAACGATGTTCGAAGCCGCGGGGATCCACGATCCAGCGAACCACCCGAGCTTACCAGATCGCGTCAACCGAGAGATGCTGACCAGCCTGCGTCAGCGTTTTCCCGACTCGCAATCGCTGGCCGCCGCAATCGAGGAATTGGTTCAGGACGACCAGCGGTTCGCGTCCGATGCCGAATCGGCATACGCTGTCGCTTGGGCGATGACCTTTTATCTGGCCGATCGTCGCCCCGATGTGCTGCGACAACTGGTAACGCACTACAGCTCGCGGCTTCCCTTTATCACCTACCCGGCGGTCGAGCGCCGGAGCGATTTCGAGCGAGCGATTGGCATATCGATACCAATGCTCGCTTCGCAGATTCAACAGTTTTTAAGCGACGTCCGCTAA